The Oncorhynchus masou masou isolate Uvic2021 chromosome 25, UVic_Omas_1.1, whole genome shotgun sequence DNA window cccgtgcacaaagcgatgtccatacagaaatgttggttgagatcggtgtggaagaacttgactggcttgcacagagccctgaccttaaccccatcgtACACCTTGTGATAAATTGGAATgacgactgcgagccaggcataatcgcccaacatccgtgtctgacctcactaatgctcgtggctgaatggaagcaagtccctgcagcaatgttccaacatctagtggaaagcagaaGAGTGGAGGTCGTTATAGCAGCAGAGGGGACaaattccatattaatgcccatgattttggaaggagatgttcgacgagcaggtgtccacatacttatggcCATGTGTATGTACATTTAGGCAGGGgtagtgactaggcaacaggatagataataaacagtagcagcagcgtatgtcaTGAGTGTGGAAGTGTAGAAGTGAATATGTGTACGTGttatatgtgagtgagtgagtgagtgttgaagtgtcagtgtaagtatgtgtgagtgtgtatagtCCAGTGTGTGCGCATAGAGTCAAGAATAGTTAGTACAAAAAGGGTCAAGGGAGATTGTCTGGGTAGCTATTTTGTGAATTATTTAGCTGAGCACAGTGTCTAcacatcagtcaggaaagcaCACTGTGACAGTGTCGAGGGAAAGAGCGTACCATGGTAAGATACTGTATAGCGTAAGCCAATGTGACCTACTACATTCAAATGACATGGTATCTAGTGGAAGTATCTGTTAACAAGAAAATACTAATCAAATCACTTTGAGATGGTTGAGAGATCTCCCTGGAGTCCCATACATCCTCTGGCCAATTCCTGCTGCTAGCCTGTGGTGGGGTTTCCTCTCATAACTGGAAGACTATTCTTACCATGGTCAGGGTTAGATTGACCATGAAATGCAGTGTAAGCTGGCTTTGCCCCCTCGGCAGTGGGCTTGTAGCCCATGGTGAGTTGAGACCACACAGAGCTTGTCTCTAAACTCCCCCTCATCTGGTGTCTGTTTCTGCTGAGACACATGTCTGTCTGTGGCTCAGCACTCCCATCCAACAGCAATAGTCACTGGCACAGGCATACGAACTAACACCTCACTGTTAACAGTTAAATACAAGCAGGATAATAAATACAGCAAGGTTTGTGAAAGGGATGAGACTTGAACAAGAGGAGAAATCACAAGAACACGATATACTGTAGCTATTAGGCATGTTTTGTTAGAAGACCACTCTGATTATTGTACTTCTATTATCAGCTTAAGACCATAGTTAACTCGCCACACACACTTCGTGACATTCAGTCTCATCCACATCTCTGTTGTATTCAGTCAACTACACAGTTCACTAAGTTGCCAAGTAATCATCCAGTAACTTAAGCATCTAAATGTACTAAATCAATGAGGATGGTTTCAGACAGCTCCACTTTCAGTGGCCTCAATACCAGAGGGATCCAGTCCAACCATCCATGAGCATACAAAATATGTGTTTTAAGATGCTTTGTGGATTATCATCAGCTGACTGTAGTATCAAGCCCATTAGATGATATGCATCGCAATGTCTTTTAAACAAAATCAGCTCTGTTTTCCCCTCGAGGCCTTTTCTCAGGTGAATGTTTGAGGCTTATTATTCCCATAGACAACAGTGAGAAGAATGGATAAAGAATAGATAGCTGCTGTTGTCTGGTGATTAATGATTTCGAAAGACCAAACTAGTCTCACACACAGCCCTCTGTTTCAGTCTGTCTGACATTAGTCTGATGAGGGTTCATAGAACATGCCAGCTTCTCTTTTTCCGCTTGAATCCtcatatacagtgagctccaaatgtcattcacttatatgtgtattaagtAGTAAAACCTTAAGTATTTGGTCCCCGTTTTCccagcacgcaatgactacatcaagcttgtgactctccAAATTTGCTGGAtgccttttctgtttgttttggttgtgtttcagataattttgtgcccaatagaaattaatggtaaataatgtattgacattttggagtcacttttattgtaaataagaatataatatatttctaaacacttctacattcatctggatcattattcacgattatttcaggattatccgtaatcatagTAGCATCCAGATGAATGTAAAAGTGTTTAGAAATATAttgtattcttatttacaattcaagTGACTGAATGGTAAAGCGCTGCACCCGAGCTCACTGTAAATGTAACTTCAGACCAGATCTGTATCAAGGAATATTCATTTCAATAGGTGACTATAAGCATACAGGCTGCTCAATGAAACAGAGTGACTCACCAGAGGGTTTGTTGGTGGTAGAAGGGCTGCCTGTGCCACTGGGCATGGTAGGAAGGACAGGCAGCACAGACTTCTGGTCACTCTGAATCTCGTTGTTTATCTGGTTGGTGAGGCGTGGGTAGGTGGGAGGTTGGTAGGGCTTGTTGATGGGTGGTGATGGTGCGGGTGGGGGCTGAGGCCTGGGCTGGGGTACAGGGACTGGGCGAGGGAGGCTGACCGGCTGACCCTGACACTGCTCCTCCAGCAGGGCGATGAGGACCGACTGGTTGTTGGCCAGAGAGGTCAGGTGCTGGTACTTGTGCTCCAGGTCCTTGTAGCGGTTAGTGAGCTGTTGCATCTCCGAGGTCTGGTTGAGGATGCGGTTCTCCATCTGGGACAGCTCCAGGGAGTTGTCCCTCTTCCTGATGATCTCGTGAAGCAGCTGCATGTAGAGCTGGGTCACCCTGGAATTCATGTTCCTGCTCTCCTTCCTCAGCAGCTTGACCTCGTTGACAATGCCTCCGTCCACCTCAACCAGCTGCTGCAGCGTCTCGATCTGCCTCTTCTGCTTCTGCAGCTCCCCGTTCAGCAGCTCCAGCTCCTGCTTGTTGACGCGGTTCTCCAGCACTGCTTCCGGCTCCTTGCGGTTCACACAGATGGCCCCTGTCACCTTCTGCTGGGGAACGATAAAGGTGTATGAACACCTGTCAGGCTGCTGGGAGTCGGCGAGGGCCCGTCTGCTCCTCCGCCCAGAATACAGGaactctctctccagaccatccTCACTGCTCTCAAACTCCTGGGATGAGGTTCTGCCCTGGCTCCTGGCCTGGGGGTTGCTCTCCTGGCGGTTCCCCTGGCCCTGGGGCTGCTGGGCTCCAGACACCAGACCATACACCAGGAACAGCAGCACCACTGCAGGGAGCTCCATCAGTCTGGGAAGggctctcactcacacacaccttaagCTTAGGAGGCAGAGGGATATGAGAGACAGGGAGGTCATTGCTGTGGTATAAATACTGAATTATTACACAAATACTGTGACACACCAACCAGGTCAGCTATCTTGTTCAAATTATCTCTAATTGCACAGTATATTGTTTCAATAAATGGATGAATGTGTTATAAAGCCTAAACTGTTTCCTTTGTATTATTATATTCACATCTTGGGTTTAGCATGTCTCCAGTGAAAgggttttgtttggtcaggtaTTGTCACCCTGGTAATGGTGTGTTTTCCATGGGTCTTGTCTGAACAGGCTGAGAGAAATGACATGCTGATTCCAACAAGATCTGGCATCACCTATTCTATGCTTGTGATATCATTGAGTGGGTTTCACTAAACCTCCCACTATTATCAAACAGTGGAAATCTCAACTGCGAGCCAGGTTAAATTTCACCAAGGGGCCAAGCTGGTGTGCCATAATGTCTCTAAACAGGCACCAGTCTGATAGTTTAGGCTATGTTTGTGAGAGCATGGCTGGCTCTGGCTGTCTTAGATTGGGTATTATGAAACCTTTTTCCTGGCCTGCCTGTTCAGTCCACCAAGGCCCCTTTTGGAGACCCATAGGGCTGGAGTCTACTCTTACATGGACAGGACATCAATGGGAGGCTTCAGAAGTCCACTGATTGGTACCAGAGGCAGCCTGTCCCTTAGGATGGCTTCTTCCTAGTCTCCATTTCACGAGAGGGCCAGGCAGACACACAGCTCAGGGAGCAGACATGCTCTGTCCTGGGACCTCCTATTCATTCCAGATTCCAGCCCAGAATCCAGGGCAGACTGGGGGTTGTTCGGGCTAAAGAAATATAGGCCACCATTAAAGGAGGTCTTTCCCAATAAGGATGCTGTGACTTTGTATTATACaaggtatactgtatgtaactatCAGTGGtggtaaaagtaaagataccttaatagaaaatgactcaattaaaagtgaaagtcacccagtaatatactacttgagtaaaagtctacaaatatttgattttaaatatacttactgtaagtttcaaaagtaaatgtcgttgctaaaatatacttaagtatcaaaagtaaaagtatgaattatttaaaattccttatattaagcaaaccagacagcacaattattatttaatattttgaatttacggatagccagggtcacactccaacgctctgacataatttacaaacaaagtatttgtgtttagtaagtccaccagatcagaagcagtagggatgaccagggatgttctcttgataagtgtgcgaattggaccattttctatcctgctaagcattcaaaatgtaacgagtactttttgaTTTCAGGGaaaatggagtaaaaagtacataattttctataggaatgtagtgaagtaaaagtaaaagttgtcaaaaaatataaatagtaaagtacagataccccaaaagtagtactttaaagtattcttactcaagtactttacaccactggtaacTGTGTTACAAAAGGAAAAGCAGAATCTTAAAATGTATGTTTGAGTATGAAAAACACAGCCAGACACCATAAAATGTGACTTTTTCCTCATTGTGAATTGAAAGTATTTAGTCACCTCTACTTATCAGTAAAGTAATCTGCTTGGAGTTGTGAACTGTAATTCAGTGGGTGAGATTCAGGTGTGTTAAATGGAAGCTGTTGGAGTGTTAATAGTCTAacccacatatgtcagagtcaaggcccgcgggccacatccggcccgcgagaaggttttttacggcccctgggatgatcttgatttattattagaaccggcccgcagaccgcagcaagccggcagcccgcagatcttttacacgcaccaatactacatttcccacaatgcaacggtgacgcaccgagcagtaggctgcttcatttcaatatttattggcacagcagtcatcagcatcacagtaaaattaactttcagatacccatcaaaaatggcaaaacggaaggtggacactgagaaccggggtttcaaacaaggtgggagtcggagtatatgttcacggaggtagctggaaaacctgtgtgtcttctgtgtggagaaagtgtggcggtactgaaagagtataatctgagacgacattatgaaacgaaacacgcggacaaaaacaagaatatggacatggaacaaaggctacaaaaggcagaggaattaaaacgaggcctcaaatctcgacaggctctgttcaaaaaagccaaatcacaaggccaggctgctgtcaaggccagttttattttggcagaagagatcgctaaatcagcccggccatttacggagggggatttcatcaaaaactgcatgattaaagtttgtgacgaagtttgcccagttgagtggatgatagaaaattgctattattgtttttttctttgaagtaaatttagcccacttttgctaaaatagaaaatataggctactgatggtgccttgaataccggtttctttcatttaatgttcatgttatggggatttttatataaaggaaatttgtcttttgtgtctgttgaaaattaaagattactgacagagccataagaaaatattgctttatttatctgatcatattggaatatatttgttaggttttcagtaggttcaattaggttcactagactatatgcgtcatttaaaattttttcaatgaacattcgaacagtccggccctcggcttgtagctaaattttttatttggccctccgtccatttgactttgacacccctggtctaacCCTTTTGATCCATGCTATGTTATTTATTTTAGCTAGTAAAGTACTGATCTCTCTAGTTGCTAAGtctgttttaatcaaatcaaactttatatgtcacatgcaccaaatacaacaggttaccatgaaatgcttacttacaatgggtcagaagtttgcagtttaaacagcttggaaaattccagaaaattatgtcatggctttagaagcttctgataggctaattgacatcatttgagtcaattggaggtgtacctgtggatgtatttaaaggtctaccttcatactcagtgcctctttgc harbors:
- the LOC135514163 gene encoding angiopoietin-related protein 2-like, which translates into the protein MELPAVVLLFLVYGLVSGAQQPQGQGNRQESNPQARSQGRTSSQEFESSEDGLEREFLYSGRRSRRALADSQQPDRCSYTFIVPQQKVTGAICVNRKEPEAVLENRVNKQELELLNGELQKQKRQIETLQQLVEVDGGIVNEVKLLRKESRNMNSRVTQLYMQLLHEIIRKRDNSLELSQMENRILNQTSEMQQLTNRYKDLEHKYQHLTSLANNQSVLIALLEEQCQGQPVSLPRPVPVPQPRPQPPPAPSPPINKPYQPPTYPRLTNQINNEIQSDQKSVLPVLPTMPSGTGSPSTTNKPSGPWKDCLQALEDGHTASGMYLVKPENANRLMQVWCDQRHDPGGWTVIQRRLDGSVNFFRNWETYKQGFGNIDGEYWLGLENIYWLTNQGNYKLLVTLEDWSGRKVFAEYASFRLEPEADFYKLRVGRYHGNAGDSLTWHNGKQFTTLDRDHDVYTGNCAHYQKGGWWYNACAHSNLNGVWYRGGHYRSRYQDGVYWAEFRGGAYSLKKVSMMIRPNPNTFH